A genomic stretch from Penicillium digitatum chromosome 4, complete sequence includes:
- a CDS encoding Guanine deaminase, putative yields the protein MKELDKNTNPASGLPLAFHGTVIHSRSLDELEILENCILIVGTDGKIQKLQANVELDQINSVVSENGHVPDVFPVKYLKRGEFLCPGFVDTHNHAPQWAQRGVGRGISLLDWLNKVTFAHEAKFQDPEYAKRMYASCVTGFLQQGITTASYYGSNHGQASRILADVCFEKGQRALVGKCNMNRNAPDWYRDPSVSDSLHETRELIHHIQKLDPAYHLIRPILTPRFAISCEPELLDGIGAIAREHPDLPIQTHFNEAKQEIEFTRQLFPDFDTEADLYQRYGLLNDRSILAHCIFLQEGEMRRIQQLGCGVAHCPISNTTMQDFMVAPVREYLRRGIKVGLGTDSGGGYSSSILDAMKQAFIVSNAQQMLTQGRDSALSLREGFFLATMGGAQVCGLDDRVGNFAVGKEFDALEVHTTDLDQPGVMSPVEDEDTIQEIFEKFLMTGDDRNIVKVYVSGRSVKV from the coding sequence ATGAAAGAACTAGACAAGAACACCAACCCGGCTTCTGGGCTGCCCCTCGCCTTTCACGGCACGGTAATCCATTCTCGAAGTCTGGACGAGCTTGAGATCTTAGAGAATTGCATTTTGATTGTGGGAACCGATggcaaaatccaaaaattaCAAGCAAATGTGGAATTGGATCAGATCAATTCCGTTGTCTCAGAAAATGGCCATGTGCCCGATGTCTTCCCAGTGAAATATCTCAAGCGTGGGGAATTCCTTTGCCCCGGCTTTGTTGATACGCACAACCATGCACCTCAGTGGGCACAGCGTGGTGTCGGAAGAGGGATTTCCTTGCTCGACTGGTTGAATAAGGTCACTTTTGCACATGAGGCCAAGTTCCAAGATCCGGAATATGCCAAACGCATGTACGCCTCTTGCGTGACGGGATTCTTGCAACAGGGCATTACCACCGCATCATATTACGGCTCAAATCATGGACAGGCATCTCGAATTTTGGCTGATGTCTGCTTTGAAAAAGGACAGCGCGCTCTGGTGGGCAAGTGCAACATGAATCGGAATGCCCCGGACTGGTATCGGGATCCATCGGTGTCCGACTCACTACACGAAACACGTGAGCTCATTCACCATATTCAGAAACTTGATCCAGCATACCATTTGATTAGACCAATCCTAACGCCACGCTTTGCGATATCTTGTGAGCCGGAATTGTTGGACGGGATTGGTGCCATCGCCCGTGAACATCCCGATCTTCCAATACAAACCCATTTCAATGAAGCAAAACAGGAGATCGAGTTCACGCGTCAGCTCTTTCCAGATTTTGATACGGAAGCTGATCTCTATCAGCGATATGGTCTGTTGAATGATCGATCCATTCTTGCCCACTGTATCTTTCTACAAGAAGGAGAGATGCGCCGCATCCAGCAGCTTGGCTGTGGGGTTGCCCACTGCCCAATTTCTAACACCACCATGCAGGATTTCATGGTAGCACCTGTGCGAGAGTATCTACGCCGCGGTATTAAGGTGGGCCTGGGTACCGATAGTGGTGGTGGCTACTCGTCATCCATACTGGATGCCATGAAACAGGCTTTCATTGTATCGAATGCGCAGCAGATGTTGACACAAGGACGGGACTCTGCACTTTCTTTGCGCGAGGGTTTCTTTCTCGCCACTATGGGTGGTGCGCAAGTGTGTGGTCTTGATGACCGAGTCGGTAACTTTGCAGTTGGCAAAGAGTTTGATGCACTCGAAGTTCATACCACTGATCTTGACCAACCGGGAGTGATGAGCCCAGTCGAAGATGAAGATACCATCCAGGAGATATTTGAGAAGTTTTTGATGACGGGGGATGATCGAAATATTGTCAAAGTCTATGTGAGCGGTCGATCGGTCAAAGTGTGA
- a CDS encoding galactose-proton symport has protein sequence MAPSADPISVTTFANFSPPTHPECLRVERSTKAFASGAYSLIDLPAGAVFAKITTATPGKKAYTSVQTGPDTHIELNSDLVYCNHSCAPSLVFDMSRMEVRVVDGQPLKAGDALTFFYPSTEWDMGQAFQCTCGAGAKICKGWISGAKTMPTDKLNGYWLNGHISALLNERKAN, from the coding sequence ATGGCCCCATCCGCTGATCCCATTTCCGTGACGACCTTTGCCAACTTCTCTCCTCCGACCCATCCGGAATGCCTGCGCGTGGAACGCAGTACGAAAGCATTTGCAAGCGGGGCTTATTCACTGATCGATCTTCCTGCGGGTGCCGTCTTCGCCAAGATCACTACGGCAACTCCGGGAAAGAAAGCCTACACGAGCGTGCAAACCGGCCCCGATACCCACATCGAACTCAACTCCGATCTAGTCTACTGCAATCACTCATGTGCACCATCTTTGGTCTTCGACATGAGTCGCATGGAGGTGCGGGTTGTAGACGGCCAGCCTTTGAAGGCAGGTGATGCCCTCACTTTCTTCTACCCCAGCACCGAGTGGGATATGGGCCAGGCATTCCAGTGTACCTGCGGGGCAGGTGCCAAAATCTGCAAAGGCTGGATCTCTGGGGCCAAGACCATGCCCACCGACAAGTTGAATGGGTACTGGCTCAATGGCCACATTTCTGCATTGTTGAATGAGCGCAAGGCCAATTGA
- a CDS encoding FAD dependent oxidoreductase superfamily: MAQDSPEAGVSIVHAREYLEQKPTPDSAIWGKTVLSKFREMSADEFAPNFNCAWAYETLVTDPTRHMPYLRRQVESLGSRFIRQRVESLQELYEMFPESRIFINASGWGSKTLTDVQDDNCFPERGQNVFLATDQCNTLHFRNGTEYTYVIPRPLSNGVVLGGVKQQGNLSPEVDMKIARDEIARAHRLAPEIVPEHPAADKGSRVVLSAYGFGGGGYTFSYGVAAALVKMVERTERENVIL, translated from the exons ATGGCACAAGATAGTCCCGAGGCAGGAGTGAGCATTGTCCACGCACGAGAGTACCTCGAACAAAAACCTACCCCTGACTCGGCGATCTGGGGTAAGACGGTACTCTCCAAG TTCCGTGAGATGAGTGCTGATGAATTTGCACCCAATTTCAATTGTGCCTGGGCATATGAAACGCTTGTCACAGATCCCACGAGACACATGCCTTATCTGAGGAGACAGGTTGAGTCTCTTGGGAGTCGCTTTATCCGCCAAAGGGTTGAATCTCTCCAGGAGTTGTATGAGATGTTTCCGGAATCACGAATATTTATTAATGCAAGCGGATGGGGCAGTAAAACCCTGACGGATGTGCAAGATGACAACTGTTTCCCGGAGCGAGGGCAGAATGTGTTTCTAGCCACTGATCAATGCAACACACTCCACTTCCGAAATGGCACGGAATATACCTATGTGATTCCTCGGCCTCTGTCAAACGGGGTGGTCCTCGGTGGAGTGAAGCAACAAGGCAACCT GTCACCTGAAGTCGACATGAAAATTGCAAGGGATGAGATTGCACGCGCGCATCGGTTGGCTCCTGAAATTGTTCCCGAACACCCGGCTGCAGATAAG GGTAGCCGGGTAGTGCTGTCAGCCTATGGGTTTGGGGGTGGTGGGTATACCTTTTCCTATGGGGTTGCAGCTGCGCTGGTCAAGATGGTGGAGAGGACTGAGCGTGAAAATGTGATCTTGTAG
- a CDS encoding Acyl-CoA N-acyltransferase — MTSRTMRLIEYATEVDGPGLAKVNVQSFQGRRLLEELFPEASFTRMQEYKILVGMKHLANPNMHVLKIHDPVSGELATYSRWHFPASFGPSLVTLSEKAASLAKDPIPHAPRPMNEEVLNAFKKLLGDGRKRYTTEHDIILDLLATLPKHQGRGFGSAVLKWGMEKADASQSRIFLEGTPEGVPIYLKHGWKVKEEVTMDYTRFGGVGKESFFLMMRDPVSP; from the exons ATGACCTCTAG AACCATGAGGCTCATCGAATATGCCACCGAGGTCGATGGACCAGGACTTGCCAAAGTCAACGTCCAAAGCTTCCAAGGCCGCCGTCTCCTCGAAGAACTTTTCCCGGAGGCCAGCTTCACCAGGATGCAGGAATACAAAATTCTCGTGGGAATGAAACATCTTGCCAACCCCAATATGCATGTCCTCAAAATCCATGATCCAGTCAGTGGGGAGCTGGCGACCTACAGCCGTTGGCATTTTCCAGCATCATTTGGCCCGAGCCTGGTTACTTTAAGTGAAAAGGCGGCCTCTTTGGCCAAGGACCCCATTCCACATGCACCCCGACCAATGAATGAGGAGGTTTTGAATGCCTTTAAGAAGCTCCTAGGGGATGGTCGGAAGCGATACACTACAGAGCACGACATCA TCCTCGATCTGCTAGCAACCCTACCAAAACATCAAGGGAGAGGTTTTGGCTCCGCTGTCTTGAAATGGGGCATGGAAAAGGCAGATGCCTCCCAGTCGCGCATCTTCCTCGAAGGTACCCCGGAAGGAGTCCCCATCTACCTCAAGCACGGGTGGAAGGTAAAAGAGGAGGTGACTATGGATTATACACGATTCGGTGGTGTTGGGAAAGAGTCCTTTTTCCTGATGATGAGGGATCCAGTTTCACCATAA
- a CDS encoding Sensor histidine kinase/response regulator Fos-1/TcsA, whose protein sequence is MPVDQMLHLSIDYPMNNVAMVITPPAEGDVNIESKDLKQPIASESLSRIYRFTPKPTLVLDGALRIVEVSNSHVEIFKCPRDQLLATNVYDLPLSILPAPDIASLSGALGTAISTREVQVIKRVHVELIDAFFSLNVTPIFEEDSLIYVLLEAQRTEHRPNRSNSMSEQTYLNETYKILVDTVRDYAIFMLDTRGHIGTWNSGAAILKGYTSSEIIGQHFSVFYGRADCEMKKPTRELEVCLQEGKVEDEGWRYRKDGTRFWANVMITAIYQNGSHVGFVKVTRDMTERRATEARLIDAFEESAKLKSDFLANMSHELRTPMNGMLLALTMLLRTELTDDQREFGCILEDSTSILLQVINDVLDYSKLSSGTFPLNPDVVNIPNVISAVVRNCQSALKPGVQIMGGVSEGFPSNLKGDPLRFRQVLQNMVTNAVKFTESGYVRVHAAYAIDEKDPDMYVISTQVVDTGIGVPEDATSTLFTPFTRFADTAAKRYQGTGLGLSICKSLAELMDGAVGFHANPDGPGSVFWMTAKMARLTSPVSPVKQSLRSGTPEALDNSASLQKIAPHKHILLVEDNKVNQLVMLKLLSNLGFKRVDAAWDGAEAVRMVKQKPLTYSVILMDISMPVMDGLTATEHIRRMKLDVPILALTGNALKGDAEAYLAKGMNDYIAKPLHRQQLVDLLWKWCGP, encoded by the exons ATGCCTGTGGATCAGATGCTCCACCTGAGTATCGACTATCCTATGAACAATGTCGCTATGGTGATCACTCCTCCGGCTGAGGGTGACGTGAATATTGAGAGTAAAGACCTGAAACAGCCCATTGCGTCTGAATCTCTAAGTCGCATCTATCGATTTACACC TAAACCCACTCTCGTATTAGACGGCGCCCTACGAATTGTCGAAGTGTCCAACAGTCATGTGGAAATCTTCAAGTGCCCACGAGACCAACTGTTGGCAACGAATGTATACGATCTTCCTCTCTCCATCCTCCCAGCCCCCGACATCGCCTCCCTGAGTGGTGCCCTCGGCACTGCCATATCAACTCGCGAAGTGCAGGTCATCAAGCGTGTTCATGTGGAATTAATCGACGCCTTCTTTTCACTCAATGTGACACccatctttgaagaagaCTCCCTGATTTACGTGCTCCTTGAAGCCCAGCGGACCGAACACCGACCGAACAGATCGAATTCCATGAGCGAACAGACCTATCTCAACGAAACCTACAAAATCTTGGTCGACACGGTGAGGGATTATGCCATTTTCATGCTGGACACGCGCGGTCATATTGGAACATGGAATTCTGGCGCCGCCATCTTGAAGGGGTACACATCATCCGAGATCATCGGCCAACATTTCTCCGTCTTTTACGGTCGCGCTGACTGCGAAATGAAAAAGCCCACCCGCGAGCTGGAGGTCTGTTTACAAGAAGGAAAAGTTGAGGATGAGGGCTGGCGTTACCGCAAGGATGGCACCCGGTTTTGGGCCAATGTCATGATCACCGCCATCTATCAGAATGGCAGCCATGTGGGATTCGTGAAAGTTACCCGCGACATGACCGAACGCCGAGCCACAGAGGCCCGTTTGATTGACGCGTTTGAGGAATCTGCCAAGCTAAAGTCTGACTTCTTGGCCAACATGTCCCACGAATTGCGCACCCCGATGAACGGAATGCTATTGGCTTTGACCATGCTACTGAGGACCGAATTAACTGATGACCAGCGGGAATTTGGGTGCATACTTGAAGACTCAACTTCGATCTTGCTGCAGGTCATTAATGATGTGCTAGATTATTCTAAGCTATCATCGGGAACCTTCCCCTTAAACCCCGACGTTGTCAACATCCCCAACGTGATCTCTGCTGTGGTTCGCAATTGTCAATCGGCGCTCAAGCCTGGTGTGCAAATCATGGGCGGTGTTAGCGAGGGATTTCCTTCAAATCTGAAAGGGGACCCGCTGCGATTCCGTCAAGTTCTCCAAAACATGGTCACCAACGCAGTCAAGTTCACTGAGAGTGGCTATGTTCGAGTTCATGCCGCTTATGCCATTGATGAAAAGGACCCTGATATGTATGTGATTTCCACGCAGGTAGTGGACACTGGTATCGGCGTACCTGAAGATGCCACGAGCACCCTTTTCACCCCCTTCACGCGATTCGCAGACACGGCCGCAAAAAGATACCAGGGTACTGGTCTTGGTCTTTCAATATGCAAGAGCTTGGCTGAATTGATGGATGGAGCGGTTGGATTCCACGCCAACCCCGACGGTCCTGGTAGCGTGTTCTGGATGACCGCTAAGATGGCTCGCCTCACCTCGCCAGTGTCTCCAGTGAAGCAGAGCTTGCGATCGGGCACGCCTGAGGCGTTGGATAATTCCGCATCGCTCCAGAAGATCGCGCCCCATAAACACATTCTTCTCGTTGAAGACAACAAAGTCAATCAACTTGTAATGTTAAAACTTCTCAGCAACTTGGGTTTCAAGCGTGTTGATGCTGCCTGGGACGGAGCGGAAGCAGTGCGTATGGTCAAGCAGAAGCCTTTGACCTATAGTGTGATTTTGATGGACATCAGCATGCCCGTCATGGACGGATTGACCGCCACAGAGCACATTCGACGGATGAAACTTGATGTGCCCATCCTCGCATTAACAGGCAATGCGCTCAAGGGAGATGCAGAGGCGTATCTGGCCAAGGGGATGAACGATTACATCGCTAAGCCCTTGCATCGGCAGCAGCTAGTGGATTTATTATGGAAATGGTGCGGACCCTGA
- a CDS encoding C6 transcription factor, putative, producing the protein MSTSGNKDFRDQLGKFRLDSINTYTPTWPQAPPVHHESIDVSSHTRSKRVSTACDFCRKRKKKCDFRYPNCSACTRAGVRCTIPPPGPQIASASVPRDQLENLQKRVRWLEEVVRRKSGLSVAELPTGTPVDSEGDPDWWYQVPAMIATVGNRPTSMPSPADSGGSSVTAGPSQASTGVGTELPNIGEIFRDQLEHRRPSVARPSSAPRIMRLSSLEEAERLAGQYFDSVGYQYPFLSRPEFMANLRHIYTGGVPSPEMHYSYHIIIAISLLIGSANPNQAAEFYHASQETLPLALQNEDLPAVRALLGLALYTMFATAGPSIWHVLGAAMRLSISMGLHKTRSYPSIAEEEMAKRAFWSLYNLDRLIASTLGRPLGIADDDISVGLLRELNDDETEAPGASTMTIPLQVTRLRRIFSRIYQYLYSSLPRLSPQEATATLDRFRHEVDDWRMTAPVYPSALLYSTSYYDYLYYTTLLLMYRPSPRNPTPDTTSIISCGESSIQVILSYWDSYSAGKLKWIWLTLSQVYFAGITILWCLEQNARSSRESQPAPWHPEEQKIRRGIQAVVVLLDEFGKRRPGVDRLAETFRHQTTVIFSQMAYQQQQLEQQPHHHYPRHQPQLHPPPPPPALLPPHPLSLAAPPPLPVPLAPVLDDVLLVDGSGTVPIIDPQMAEQLFYSYNWFQEEMASYYTL; encoded by the exons ATGAGCACATCTGGAAATAAGGATTTCCGCGATCAGCTGGGAAAATTCCGCTTGGATTCGATTAATACTTATACCCCAACCTGGCCTCAAGCACCTCCTGTTCATCATGAGTCTATAGATGTCTCGAGCCATACTCGCAGTAAACGAGTATCAACAGCCTGTGACTTTTGTCgcaaaaggaagaagaaatgtGACTTTCGATACCCCAATTGTTCCGCCTGCACCCGTGCCGGAGTCCGATGCACCATACCCCCACCCGGTCCTCAAATCGCTAGCGCCTCTGTTCCCCGAGATCAACTGGAGAATCTGCAGAAACGAGTAAGATGGCTAGAGGAGGTCGTACGCCGCAAGTCCGGCCTCTCTGTGGCGGAATTGCCGACGGGGACACCAGTCGACAGCGAGGGAGATCCGGATTGGTGGTATCAGGTACCCGCTATGATTGCGACCGTGGGTAATCGTCCTACCTCAATGCCGAGCCCTGCCGACAGTGGTGGTTCTTCTGTGACGGCAGGACCCTCGCAGGCATCAACGGGAGTAGGCACCGAACTCCCTAACATCGGCGAGATCTTTCGCGATCAGCTGGAGCATCGCCGGCCGTCGGTCGCACGACCTTCCTCCGCGCCGAGAATCATGCGATTGTCGTCGTTAGAGGAAGCGGAAAGGCTAGCCGGACAATATTTCGATAGTGTGGGATACCAATACCCCTTCTTGTCTCGACCGGAGTTTATGGCCAACCTGCGACATATCTATACTGGTGGTGTTCCGTCGCCAGAAATGCATTACTCTTATcacatcatcatcgccatTTCGCTTCTGATTGGGTCTGCGAACCCGAACCAGGCAGCTGAATTTTACCATGCCAGCCAGGAGACGCTCCCACTGGCACTGCAAAATGAAGACTTGCCGGCAGTGCGGGCACTGCTGGGATTGGCCTTGTATACCATGTTTGCGACGGCTGGCCCCAGCATTTGGCACGTATTGGGTGCGGCAATGAGATTGTCGATTAGTATGGGTTTGCACAAAACACGTTCGTATCCTAGCattgccgaggaagagatgGCCAAGCGTGCTTTTTGGAGTCTTTACAACCTGGATCGCCTCATCGCTAGCACCTTGGGTCGGCCACTTGGGATTGCCGACGACGATATTAGCGTGGGTCTTCTGCGGGAACTCAATGACGATGAAACCGAAGCACCTGGCGCCAGCACGATGACGATTCCCTTGCAGGTGACGCGTCTGCGGCGGATTTTTTCGCGCATCTATCAATACT TATATAGCAGCCTGCCACGACTATCACCCCAAGAAGCGACCGCCACGCTGGATCGATTCCGCCATGAGGTTGATGACTGGCGCATGACGGCCCCAGTATATCCATCCGCACTTCTCTACTCGACCTCTTATTACGATTATCTCTATTACACAACCCTTCTCTTGATGTACCGCCCCAGCCCTCGTAATCCGACTCCTGACACAACCAGTATCATTAGCTGTGGCGAATCTAGTATCCAAGTCATTCTATCATATTGGGACAGCTATTCGGCCGGCAAGCTGAAATGGATCTGGTTAACACTGAGTCAAGTTTACTTCGCGGGTATCACCATTCTGTGGTGCCTTGAGCAGAATGCGCGCTCGTCACGCGAGTCTCAGCCTGCGCCTTGGCACCCCGAAGAACAGAAGATACGACGTGGTATTCAGGCTGTTGTTGTACTCCTGGATGAATTCGGCAAGCGCCGGCCTGGGGTGGACCGGTTGGCAGAGACATTCCGACACCAGACCACCGTGATCTTCAGCCAAATGGCTTATCAGCAACAGCAATTAGAACAGCAGCCACATCACCATTACCCACGACATCAACCGCAACTACACCCACCGCCTCCACCACCTGCACTCCTTCCACCACATCCACTGTCTTTGGCCGCACCCCCTCCGCTTCCAGTCCCACTCGCTCCCGTTCTCGACGACGTGTTACTCGTGGATGGTAGTGGGACTGTCCCGATTATCGATCCACAGATGGCGGAACAACTCTTCTACTCCTATAATTGGTTCCAAGAGGAGATGGCATCCTACTATACTCTTTGA
- a CDS encoding Oligopeptide transporter OPT superfamily, translated as MMERAEKSQTALSDQDGIYTLHDRDAEKILPYEADDSPFPEVRAVIQPVNDLTLPVNTVRMWTIGIVFTIVAQLLAFPLGCAWAKWIPLGVLNPDRQFNIKALITIMANVSIGSAAATQVIEALVKFYNMPSHGGFEVLLCITTQLFGFGLAGMASRWLVGPASMVWPQVLSNAALLTTLHSQSDTIADGWRITRLRFFLYVFICGAIWYLVPGYLFTGLSTFAFICWIVPSDVVVVYANQSPLLVPFWAGLNVMGSFTLFFWLVCPLVYYTNTWCSAHLPLLSSNTFDNTGIPYNTSRIMGAGGSFDQSAYRNYSPMFLPAGYAITFGVAFANLTGIFFHVALYHGKDLWQQWKGTSKHDVHSRLMSSYRVVPWWWFAAVTVLMFVLSIVTNEMWHTGLPAWGVLVAFVLPVVYFIPVGVFKALTNISSNQLNLLTEFVGGYTFLGQPVANMAFKFDGYVAVQQGLEFVADMKLAHYMHIAPQLSVVTQGLATLIGAIVQCGVTVFMITRIDGVCAPEAEGNFICPHGKVTYSSSLIWGAVGPGRLFSSGQIYSNLLWFFLVGPAVVITTYLLGRRWKAANYVSWPVAFGAMSQVPPATGISFSSWWIVNLIFNAILRRHKPAWWSKYNYVLSAALDCGVAVATVIIFFCTTLPAGSLSWRGNTVSKTTADGKGTPYMGLPACGYFGPPKGTWE; from the exons ATGATGGAAAGGGCTGAGAAGAGCCAG ACCGCCCTCTCGGATCAAGATGGAATTTACACTCTTCACGATCGGGATGCCGAGAAGATCCTGCCCTATGAAGCCGATGATTCGCCTTTCCCGGAGGTGCGGGCTGTAATCCAGCCAGTCAATGACTTGACGCTACCTGTCAACACGGTTCGCATGTGGACCATTGGTATTGTGTTTACTATC GTCG CACAATTGCTAGCCTTCCCTCTGGGATGTGCCTGGGCGAAATGGATTCCCCTCGGAGTGCTGAATCCCGACCGGCAATTCAATATCAAGGCTTTGATCACAATCATGGCCAACGTCTCCATTGGCTCTGCTGCTGCAACTCAAGTTATTGAAGCGCTTGTCAAGTTCTATAACATGCCATCGCATGGTGGATTTGAAGTTCTACTGTGTATTACTACGCAATTGTTTGGATTTGGCTTAGCCGGCATGGCCTCGCGCTGGCTAGTTGGCCCAGCATCGATGGTTTGGCCGCAGGTGTTGTCAAATGCAGCACTTTTGACCACCCTCCACTCTCAATCCGATACTATCGCAGATGGCTGGCGGATCACACGTCTTCGCTTCTTTCTCTATGTTTTCATCTGTGGCGCCATCTGGTACCTCGTCCCGGGTTATCTCTTTACGGGTCTCAGCACCTTTGCCTTCATCTGCTGGATCGTGCCATCCGATGTAGTG GTGGTCTATGCCAATCAGAGCCCCCTACTTGTTCCCTTCTGGGCTGGCCTTAATGTGATGGGATCATTTACGCTCTTTTTTTGGCTAGTGTGCCCACTCGTTTATTATACCAACACGTGGTGTTCCGCACACCTGCCACTGCTCAGCTCCAACACCTTCGATAACACAGGAATTCCTTATAACACCAGTCGCATCATGGGCGCGGGCGGGAGTTTTGACCAAAGCGCTTATCGGAACTATTCTCCCATGTTTTTACCGGCTGGCTACGCAATCACATTCGGTGTAGCCTTTGCTAATTTGACGGGCATCTTCTTCCACGTCGCGTTGTACCATGGCAAAGACTTGTGGCAACAATGGAAGGGCACCAGTAAACACGATGTCCATAGTCGGCTGATGTCGTCATATCGGGTCGTACCTTGGTGGTGGTTTGCTGCAGTAACTGTCCTGATGTTTGTCTTGAGCATTGTGACCAACGAAATGTGGCACACAGGCTTACCGGCATGGGGTGTGCTGGTGGCATTCGTGTTGCCAGTCGTCTACTTTATCCCTGTAGGAGTCTTCAAAGCTCTCACTAATATCAGCAGTAATCAACTCAACCTGCTCACGGAGTTCGTTGGCGGATATACCTTTCTCGGACAGCCAGTGGCCAACATGGCTTTCAAATTCGATGGCTACGTCGCCGTCCAGCAAGGACTCGA ATTTGTCGCTGATATGAAGTTGGCTCATTATATGCACATCGCCCCACAGCTTTCAGTTGTAACCCAAGGCCTTGCCACCCTCATCGGAGCTATCGTTCAATGTGGTGTGACAGTGTTCATGATCACCAGAATTGATGGCGTGTGCGCCCCTGAGGCCGAGGGAAACTTCATCTGTCCTCACGGAAAGGTTACATACTCTTCGTCTCTCATTTGGG GTGCTGTTGGCCCAGGCCGATTGTTTTCTTCCGGGCAGATATATAGCAATTTGCTTTGGTTTTTCCTAGTTGGACCTGCGGTGGTCATTACTACCTATCTTCTAGGTCGTCGTTGGAAAGCTGCCAACTATGTATCCTGGCCTGTCGCTTTCGGTGCAATGAGCCAAGTCCCACCTGCTACAGGTATCAGCTTCTCCTCGTGGTGGATAGTCAACTTGATATTCAACGCTATCCTCCGTCGCCACAAGCCCGCATGGTGGTCGAAATATA ATTATGTGTTATCCGCCGCACTAGACTGCGGCGTTGCAGTCGCGACCGTAATCATATTCTTCTGCACCACTCTCCCAGCTGGTTCGTTGAGCTGGCGGGGAAATACTGTATCGAAAACCACAGCCGACGGCAAAGGCACGCCCTACATGGGCTTGCCAGCGTGTGGCTACTTTGGCCCCCCGAAGGGAACTTGGGAGTGA
- a CDS encoding D-isomer specific 2-hydroxyacid dehydrogenase family protein: MTDLKFAILDDYQGIAPAYFTHLASRVDIFSFPETLDPRDPAQHDALVQRLLPFDIILAMRERTPFAAKTIAALPNLKLLLTTGTRNLALDLEAFTRSNVAVVGTEGRPPGVNSTVQHTWALILGLARHIARDDVAVKRGAWQGSLGINLSGKTLGLLGLGKLGSQVGNIGALAFGMKVLAWSTNLTQEQADEQAHAQGLPAGTFAVAASKEEFFTHADIVSVHSVLSDRSRGIVGVTEIANMRSSAFIINTSRGPLIEEQALLDALNAGRILGAALDVFDLEPLPLDSPWRTTPWGQDGRSEVLLSPHMGYGEEELLRGWYRETAENLERWLNGQELLRKMN; encoded by the coding sequence ATGACTGACCTCAAGTTTGCAATTCTTGATGATTACCAGGGCATTGCACCTGCCTATTTCACTCACCTCGCGTCGCGAGTTGACATTTTTAGTTTTCCCGAAACCCTCGATCCCCGCGATCCTGCACAACACGATGCTCTTGTCCAACGACTCCTTCCCTTCGATATTATCTTGGCGATGCGCGAGCGAACTCCTTTTGCAGCTAAGACAATTGCGGCGCTCCCAAATCTGAAACTTCTTTTGACCACGGGTACCCGCAACCTGGCGCTGGATCTAGAGGCATTCACGCGTTCCAATGTGGCCGTCGTAGGCACTGAGGGCCGCCCCCCTGGCGTTAATTCGACGGTTCAGCATACCTGGGCTTTGATCTTGGGACTTGCTCGACATATAGCGCGCGACGATGTAGCTGTCAAACGTGGCGCATGGCAAGGTTCCCTTGGGATCAACTTGTCTGGGAAGACCCTGGGGTTGCTTGGCTTGGGAAAACTCGGGTCACAAGTAGGAAATATTGGCGCTCTAGCTTTTGGGATGAAGGTTCTTGCATGGTCAACAAACTTGACACAGGAACAGGCCGATGAGCAAGCGCACGCTCAGGGTCTACCAGCGGGCACATTTGCCGTCGCTGCGTCCAAAGAGGAATTCTTCACACACGCCGATATTGTCAGTGTACACAGTGTGTTATCGGATCGAAGCCGTGGAATTGTGGGCGTAACTGAAATCGCAAACATGCGATCATCTGCATTTATCATCAATACTTCACGTGGGCCGTTGATTGAGGAGCAGGCCCTCCTCGATGCCTTGAATGCGGGCCGGATTCTTGGCGCCGCGTTAGATGTCTTTGATCTGGAACCATTACCTCTTGATAGCCCATGGCGGACTACTCCTTGGGGACAAGATGGACGTAGTGAAGTTCTGCTTTCCCCCCACATGGGATATGGAGAGGAGGAACTATTGCGGGGGTGGTATCGTGAAACAGCCGAGAATTTGGAACGCTGGTTGAATGGACAAGAGTTACTCCGTAAGATGAACTGA